From the genome of Vibrio navarrensis, one region includes:
- the ribBA gene encoding bifunctional 3,4-dihydroxy-2-butanone-4-phosphate synthase/GTP cyclohydrolase II — translation MPISTPQEIIDDIRLGKMVILMDDEDRENEGDLIMAAEHISPEAINFMATHGRGLICLTMTKERCKRLGLPPMVQDNNAQYTTNFTVSIEAAEGVTTGISAADRARTVQAAVAKEAKAADLVQPGHIFPLAAQDGGVLTRAGHTEAGCDLARLAGLEPASVIVEILNDDGTMARRPDLELFAEKHGLKLGTIADLIEYRNNTETTIERVAQCQLPTEYGEFTLVTYRDIIDQQIHFALCKGDLKQNTPLVRVHLQDTFTDLLRSDRNAERSWTLDKAMARIGQEGGVLVILGNEESPELLIHRVKMFEAQDKDDAPKLAKKQGTSRRVGVGSQILADLGVHDMRLLSSSNKKYHALGGFGLNVVEYVCE, via the coding sequence ATGCCGATCAGCACTCCACAGGAAATTATCGACGATATCCGTTTGGGGAAAATGGTTATCCTCATGGATGACGAAGACCGTGAAAACGAAGGCGACCTGATCATGGCCGCAGAACACATTTCGCCTGAAGCGATTAATTTTATGGCGACCCATGGGCGCGGCCTGATTTGTCTGACCATGACCAAAGAGCGCTGCAAGCGTCTTGGCTTGCCACCAATGGTGCAGGACAATAACGCCCAGTACACCACCAATTTTACCGTCTCGATTGAAGCGGCCGAAGGGGTGACCACCGGGATTTCTGCTGCTGATCGCGCGCGTACCGTACAAGCTGCGGTTGCCAAAGAAGCGAAAGCGGCGGATCTGGTTCAGCCGGGGCACATTTTTCCTCTCGCGGCGCAAGATGGCGGTGTGTTAACTCGCGCAGGTCATACCGAAGCAGGATGTGATTTGGCGCGCCTTGCCGGGTTGGAGCCTGCCTCCGTGATTGTCGAGATCCTCAATGATGACGGCACTATGGCGCGTCGCCCAGATTTAGAACTGTTTGCTGAAAAGCATGGTTTGAAGCTCGGCACCATCGCTGATCTAATCGAGTATCGTAACAACACTGAAACCACCATCGAGCGTGTCGCACAGTGCCAACTGCCGACGGAATACGGCGAATTTACGTTGGTGACTTATCGCGACATCATCGATCAGCAGATCCATTTTGCTCTGTGCAAAGGCGATTTAAAACAAAACACACCATTGGTGCGCGTGCATTTGCAAGACACCTTTACCGATCTATTGCGCAGTGACCGCAATGCTGAGCGCAGCTGGACGCTCGATAAAGCGATGGCCCGTATCGGCCAAGAGGGTGGGGTGTTGGTTATTCTTGGCAACGAAGAGTCGCCGGAACTTTTGATCCACCGCGTGAAAATGTTTGAAGCGCAAGATAAAGACGATGCGCCGAAGCTGGCGAAAAAGCAGGGCACATCACGCCGTGTTGGGGTTGGCTCTCAAATTCTGGCCGATCTTGGTGTGCATGACATGCGTCTGCTCTCCTCATCAAACAAGAAGTACCATGCGCTGGGCGGCTTTGGCCTCAACGTGGTTGAGTACGTGTGTGAATAG
- the ribH gene encoding 6,7-dimethyl-8-ribityllumazine synthase, with amino-acid sequence MKVIEGGFPAPNAKIAIVISRFNSFINESLLSGAIDTLKRHGQVSDDNITVVRCPGAVELPLVAQRVAKTGKYDAIVSLGTVIRGGTPHFDYVCSEMNKGLAQVSMEFSIPVAFGVLTVDTIDQAIERAGTKAGNKGAEAALSALEMINVLSEIDS; translated from the coding sequence ATGAAAGTGATCGAGGGTGGCTTCCCCGCGCCAAACGCAAAAATTGCTATCGTTATTTCTCGTTTCAACAGTTTTATTAACGAAAGTTTATTGTCTGGTGCCATCGATACTTTAAAGCGTCACGGACAAGTTAGCGATGACAACATCACTGTCGTACGTTGCCCTGGTGCAGTTGAACTTCCTCTGGTTGCTCAACGTGTTGCTAAAACTGGCAAGTATGATGCGATTGTTTCTCTGGGCACAGTTATCCGTGGTGGCACGCCGCATTTTGACTATGTTTGTAGTGAAATGAATAAAGGTCTGGCACAAGTGTCGATGGAATTTAGCATTCCAGTCGCATTTGGTGTCTTGACTGTTGATACGATCGATCAAGCTATTGAACGCGCAGGAACCAAGGCTGGTAACAAAGGTGCAGAGGCTGCACTGAGCGCGCTTGAGATGATCAACGTTCTTTCTGAAATCGATTCCTAA
- the nusB gene encoding transcription antitermination factor NusB, which translates to MGASVKPAARRNARQFALQAIYSWQITKENVATIEEQFLSGEKYDEEEHRAAEPALAAPETDVAYFRDLLTGVVLSHAELDSKIRPYVSRPMQDLDMMELALLRLAMYEMTRREDVPYKVVINEAIELAKVFAAEDSHKFVNGVLDKAAPHVRKK; encoded by the coding sequence ATGGGGGCCAGTGTGAAACCAGCCGCACGTCGTAATGCACGTCAATTCGCTTTACAAGCAATTTACTCATGGCAAATTACTAAAGAAAATGTTGCCACAATCGAAGAGCAATTTTTGTCAGGTGAAAAGTACGATGAAGAAGAACATCGCGCTGCTGAGCCTGCCTTGGCTGCTCCTGAAACTGACGTTGCATACTTCCGTGACTTGTTGACCGGTGTTGTATTGAGTCACGCGGAACTGGATAGCAAGATTCGTCCTTACGTTTCACGCCCTATGCAGGATCTGGATATGATGGAGCTGGCATTGCTCCGTCTGGCAATGTACGAAATGACGCGCCGTGAAGATGTCCCTTACAAAGTGGTCATCAACGAAGCGATTGAACTAGCGAAAGTGTTTGCGGCAGAAGATAGCCACAAATTCGTCAACGGTGTGCTGGATAAAGCCGCACCGCATGTTCGCAAAAAGTAA
- a CDS encoding riboflavin synthase produces MFTGIIEAVGTLTAITPRGEDISVTVQTGKLDMSDVKLGDSIATNGVCLTVIDFGPNYYSADLSLETLKKTGFAHYQVGSKVNLEKAMLPTTRFGGHIVSGHVDGVGEIVERNQVGRAIEFWVQMPAEISKYVAEKGSITVDGISLTVNDLRKNAFKLTIVPHTGEETTINDFHVGRKVNLEVDVLARYMERLLQGNQAQEAPESRLTMEFLQQNGFA; encoded by the coding sequence ATGTTTACAGGAATTATCGAAGCCGTAGGCACGCTGACGGCGATCACTCCGCGCGGTGAAGACATCAGTGTGACAGTGCAAACTGGTAAGCTGGATATGTCGGATGTGAAGCTAGGCGACAGTATAGCCACCAATGGCGTTTGTCTGACCGTGATTGATTTTGGCCCGAACTATTACAGCGCCGATCTCTCCCTAGAGACGCTGAAAAAAACCGGTTTTGCGCATTATCAGGTAGGCTCCAAAGTCAATTTAGAGAAAGCCATGTTGCCAACCACCCGTTTTGGTGGACACATCGTTTCGGGGCATGTTGATGGCGTCGGGGAAATTGTTGAGCGCAATCAGGTTGGCCGGGCGATCGAGTTCTGGGTACAGATGCCTGCAGAGATAAGCAAATACGTCGCCGAAAAAGGCTCGATTACGGTTGATGGCATCAGTCTTACCGTCAATGACCTGCGTAAAAACGCCTTTAAGCTGACGATCGTACCGCACACGGGCGAAGAGACGACCATCAATGATTTCCACGTTGGGCGCAAAGTGAATCTGGAAGTGGATGTGCTAGCGCGCTACATGGAGCGTCTGTTGCAAGGAAATCAGGCGCAAGAGGCACCTGAATCTCGCCTTACGATGGAGTTTCTGCAACAGAATGGTTTTGCTTAG